The proteins below are encoded in one region of Shinella zoogloeoides:
- a CDS encoding MobC domain-containing protein — MRSEVVRVRLRPEERQALADLCGDDRTASDVIRLLFRDQAGLPLPVGPAEALALRGTNEELRRIGINLNQAVRAMNEGRVGYEPHLDAALRSLLDGVFRLRADVDLMLRISRQERRRDGHGL; from the coding sequence ATGCGCAGCGAGGTGGTCAGGGTCCGTCTGAGGCCGGAGGAGCGGCAAGCTCTGGCGGACCTCTGCGGCGACGATCGCACCGCCAGCGACGTGATCCGGTTGCTGTTTCGCGACCAGGCCGGCCTGCCGCTCCCGGTCGGACCGGCCGAAGCTTTGGCTTTGCGCGGCACCAATGAGGAGCTTCGGCGCATCGGCATCAATCTCAACCAGGCGGTCCGTGCGATGAACGAAGGCCGTGTTGGCTACGAACCGCATCTCGACGCCGCGCTACGCAGCCTTCTCGATGGGGTCTTCCGGCTGCGGGCGGACGTCGACCTCATGCTGCGGATCAGCCGGCAGGAGCGGAGGAGAGATGGTCATGGCCTATGA
- a CDS encoding relaxase/mobilization nuclease domain-containing protein translates to MAYDWTSLLGEIDSFQVRRTNSLLDEEDERRRRAGMVRMAVIAEAPQQRYIPTGIASKARPAAVASPEPTIASILRPANASQWDVIILFGALGAGPKSLEDDELRRSGGGGGGAGGAPRIDRPPAMRSSPHKRSSAETASRAAIAAGAQPVVIKVTSTVSSKASAGGLMTYLGTREVEKENGEKGKVDIPIIDQDGVTIASREERAAVLQAWVSEFREPYAVNAVATLSINLAEATNNEDLHDALNSAFGSKPFLYARNPDGQVAVFAVTDLPAKKIAGALRARERGEGPGRAVENAEAEIARRMSNAGVSAEVRILGAAVSEKSGRYFLEKFLRTEKHAVTSAGEQVKRGPAIKNMADGIWRSWSSDIRTVEPRNAFHVIFSARAGTDAEAMKRAVRDFLSEQVPGHRWITAHHPETGHVHVHAMISARDDVGKALRLTKPELFEWREQFAAKAREQGIAMVATRRADVAATRPYSQAQAAAYERGRVDPRYLKTTTVKQRVERKRAGIVDRVSLANGNLALAPKWQATAAALKQTGAQPTVIAAADRFAATAGQAQKGAAQPAKGFVLLRMVIEHTADQELTLASIQRAVGVGRESISVEGRAIHVLAPTTASVSKIERELARLSDEFGLGAEMQAVSRDTEARLLQAGLKAAVIVEAAGSAKDGAPTAWMQSRFDAHVRKADEKPATAFSDLMTFVSSLKQQKENAMPLSLKQFDERVSRATKSIDRLEGMVDSSSERQAVEEMRREISALFAEQRRDIEMQQVRSATETSGGGGTPAAARADDGQAQSRPAQSAVDPAIAAQQQAIAAGRASRAAREQAGAAKNAQYEHRQQVLRQAEQDRQRDNGRDGAER, encoded by the coding sequence ATGGCCTATGACTGGACGAGCTTGCTTGGCGAAATCGACAGTTTCCAGGTGCGGCGGACAAATTCGCTCCTCGATGAGGAAGACGAGCGTCGCAGGCGCGCAGGAATGGTGCGGATGGCCGTGATCGCCGAGGCGCCCCAGCAACGATACATTCCAACGGGGATAGCCAGCAAAGCCCGGCCAGCCGCTGTCGCGTCACCAGAACCGACAATCGCCTCGATCCTCCGGCCTGCAAATGCCTCCCAGTGGGACGTTATCATCCTTTTTGGTGCTCTCGGTGCTGGCCCGAAATCCTTAGAGGACGACGAGCTGCGCAGATCGGGCGGCGGGGGAGGAGGAGCTGGCGGGGCGCCGCGCATCGACCGGCCGCCTGCTATGCGATCTTCGCCCCACAAGCGATCGTCGGCGGAGACGGCGAGCCGGGCGGCGATCGCGGCCGGGGCGCAGCCGGTCGTGATCAAGGTGACGTCGACCGTTTCAAGCAAGGCGTCGGCCGGGGGCCTGATGACCTATCTCGGCACGCGCGAGGTGGAGAAGGAAAATGGTGAGAAGGGGAAGGTCGACATCCCGATTATCGACCAGGATGGAGTGACGATTGCGAGCCGGGAAGAACGGGCGGCCGTCCTGCAGGCGTGGGTGTCAGAGTTTCGCGAACCCTATGCAGTAAATGCCGTTGCCACCTTGTCGATTAATTTGGCGGAGGCGACGAATAATGAGGATCTTCACGATGCGCTGAACTCGGCCTTCGGCTCCAAACCCTTCCTCTATGCGCGCAATCCGGACGGTCAGGTTGCCGTGTTTGCGGTCACAGATCTTCCGGCCAAGAAGATTGCCGGTGCGCTCAGGGCGCGCGAAAGGGGAGAGGGGCCAGGGCGCGCAGTTGAGAACGCCGAGGCCGAAATTGCGCGCCGTATGTCGAATGCCGGCGTCTCGGCCGAGGTCCGCATTCTCGGCGCCGCGGTCTCGGAAAAGTCGGGCCGCTATTTCCTCGAGAAGTTTCTCCGCACGGAAAAGCATGCTGTCACCAGCGCCGGCGAACAGGTAAAGCGTGGCCCTGCCATCAAGAACATGGCGGACGGCATCTGGCGGAGCTGGTCGAGCGACATCCGGACCGTCGAGCCGCGCAATGCCTTCCATGTCATCTTTTCCGCCCGCGCCGGGACGGACGCAGAGGCGATGAAGCGAGCTGTGCGGGACTTCCTGAGCGAGCAAGTCCCGGGCCATCGCTGGATTACCGCCCACCACCCGGAAACCGGGCATGTGCATGTCCATGCGATGATCTCGGCGCGAGACGACGTCGGCAAGGCCTTGCGCCTTACCAAGCCCGAACTCTTCGAGTGGCGCGAACAGTTTGCGGCGAAGGCGCGGGAGCAGGGCATTGCCATGGTCGCCACCCGGCGCGCGGATGTGGCAGCCACGCGGCCCTATAGCCAGGCGCAGGCCGCTGCCTATGAGCGCGGCCGCGTCGATCCGCGCTATCTCAAGACCACGACGGTCAAGCAGCGAGTCGAGCGCAAACGGGCGGGCATCGTGGATCGCGTGTCTCTGGCCAACGGCAATCTCGCTCTTGCCCCGAAATGGCAGGCGACGGCCGCTGCCCTGAAGCAGACCGGTGCGCAGCCGACGGTCATTGCCGCGGCGGATCGCTTCGCGGCTACCGCAGGGCAGGCGCAGAAGGGCGCCGCCCAACCTGCCAAGGGCTTCGTGCTTCTTCGGATGGTGATCGAGCACACGGCGGACCAGGAATTGACGCTCGCGTCGATCCAGCGGGCGGTCGGCGTGGGCCGCGAGTCGATCTCGGTCGAAGGCAGGGCGATCCATGTTCTTGCGCCGACGACGGCAAGTGTCAGCAAGATCGAGCGCGAGCTGGCGCGGCTGAGCGACGAATTCGGTCTGGGCGCAGAAATGCAGGCAGTGTCTCGTGACACAGAAGCCCGTCTTCTCCAGGCAGGATTGAAGGCGGCCGTCATCGTGGAAGCGGCAGGCTCGGCAAAGGACGGTGCACCGACGGCATGGATGCAGAGCCGCTTCGATGCCCATGTTCGCAAGGCGGATGAAAAGCCGGCCACAGCCTTTTCGGACCTCATGACCTTTGTTTCATCCCTCAAACAGCAGAAGGAAAACGCCATGCCCCTATCGCTGAAACAGTTCGACGAGCGCGTTTCGCGCGCCACCAAGTCGATAGACCGCCTTGAAGGGATGGTTGACAGCAGCTCCGAGCGCCAGGCCGTCGAGGAAATGCGGCGCGAGATCTCCGCACTGTTCGCGGAGCAGCGTCGCGACATCGAGATGCAGCAGGTAAGGTCGGCCACGGAAACGAGCGGGGGAGGGGGCACGCCGGCAGCGGCTCGTGCGGATGACGGTCAGGCGCAGAGCCGGCCGGCCCAGTCCGCCGTCGATCCCGCCATTGCGGCACAACAGCAGGCGATTGCGGCCGGCCGCGCCTCTCGAGCCGCCCGCGAGCAGGCAGGCGCGGCGAAAAACGCGCAGTACGAACATCGCCAGCAGGTTCTCCGCCAGGCAGAACAGGATCGCCAGCGAGACAATGGCCGCGATGGCGCGGAGCGCTAG
- a CDS encoding ParA family protein, which yields MIVTIANPKGGTGKTTLVRALSGTAAHAGNDVFLIDADSRANTMRWVTMSKQMNVWPDRLEAESCLDPNQIYKLALQRQYEGKVVFIDIEGTTNENLFAGLYCADIVLIPLQTTQDDVVAGMQLALNHIPVVEEDQKRKLPTMIVINQHDLVTGRAKAHEPLREILRESGVTVAPQPIARRAAYQSIGAAGTLQTVAKSDPKAIAEMETLLSELLTLYKNSKAEART from the coding sequence ATGATCGTCACCATTGCCAACCCGAAGGGCGGGACCGGAAAGACCACGCTCGTCCGCGCCCTGTCCGGGACGGCCGCCCACGCGGGAAATGACGTTTTCCTGATCGATGCCGACAGCCGCGCAAACACGATGCGCTGGGTTACGATGTCGAAGCAAATGAACGTCTGGCCCGACAGGCTTGAGGCGGAGAGCTGCCTTGACCCGAACCAAATCTACAAACTTGCCCTTCAGCGCCAGTACGAGGGCAAGGTCGTCTTCATCGATATCGAGGGCACGACGAATGAAAATCTCTTCGCCGGCCTCTACTGCGCCGATATCGTTCTGATCCCGCTGCAAACCACCCAGGACGATGTCGTTGCCGGCATGCAGCTCGCCCTGAACCATATCCCGGTGGTCGAGGAGGATCAGAAACGCAAACTGCCGACCATGATCGTCATCAACCAGCACGATCTGGTCACCGGCAGGGCAAAGGCGCATGAGCCGCTGCGCGAGATTCTTCGCGAAAGCGGCGTCACGGTTGCTCCGCAACCAATCGCCCGCCGCGCCGCCTACCAGTCGATTGGTGCCGCCGGCACGCTCCAGACCGTTGCCAAATCCGACCCGAAGGCGATCGCGGAGATGGAGACGCTGCTCAGCGAACTTCTCACCCTCTACAAAAACAGCAAAGCGGAGGCACGCACATGA